The Saccharomonospora cyanea NA-134 genome includes a region encoding these proteins:
- a CDS encoding exo-beta-N-acetylmuramidase NamZ family protein, translating into MTVNRRRFLSTSALAGSLLATAATSASATPTDVAGRDRARVTTGADRLAADGWRRLAGRRVGVLSNPTGVLADQVHVVDALVRAGVEPAAVFGPEHGFRGSAQAGGSEGDYTDPRTGVPVYDVYGVDTDKLTELLRKAAVDTVVFDIADVGARFYTYIWSMYRAMVASARIGAAFVVLDRPNPVGGEAHGPMLDPAYSSGVGLRPIVQQHGMTVGELARFFAAELLPDDGVELAELDVVTMRGWRRRQVFADTGLLWTPPSPNMPTPDTALVYPGTCLFEGTVFSEGRGTTRPFEILGAPGVDWRWREEVSSHGLPGVVFRECYYVPTFGKFTGETCGGLQVTVTDPHRFDPIRTGVDLIVTARRLYPGVFGWRQDHFIDKLTGSDRFRTMVDAGATTDDVVASWRDELAAFRRKRQPYLLYR; encoded by the coding sequence ATGACCGTCAACAGGCGCAGGTTCCTGTCCACCAGCGCGCTCGCGGGCTCGTTGCTCGCGACCGCCGCGACCTCGGCCTCGGCCACTCCCACCGACGTCGCGGGCCGGGACAGGGCCCGGGTGACGACGGGCGCCGACCGGCTCGCCGCGGACGGCTGGCGCCGCCTCGCCGGGCGCCGGGTCGGCGTGCTCTCCAACCCCACCGGCGTCCTGGCCGACCAGGTGCACGTCGTGGACGCGCTCGTGCGGGCCGGGGTCGAACCGGCGGCCGTCTTCGGGCCTGAACACGGCTTCCGGGGCAGCGCGCAGGCGGGCGGCTCCGAGGGCGACTACACCGATCCGCGCACCGGCGTGCCCGTGTACGACGTCTACGGCGTCGACACCGACAAGCTCACGGAGCTGCTGCGCAAGGCCGCCGTCGACACGGTGGTGTTCGACATCGCCGACGTGGGCGCGCGCTTCTACACCTACATCTGGTCGATGTACCGGGCGATGGTGGCCTCGGCCCGGATCGGCGCGGCGTTCGTCGTCCTCGACCGGCCGAACCCCGTCGGCGGCGAGGCCCACGGGCCGATGCTCGACCCCGCGTACAGCTCCGGCGTCGGACTCCGGCCGATCGTGCAGCAGCACGGCATGACGGTGGGTGAACTCGCACGGTTCTTCGCCGCCGAGCTCCTGCCCGACGACGGTGTCGAACTCGCCGAACTCGACGTCGTCACCATGCGGGGCTGGCGGCGCAGGCAGGTGTTCGCCGACACGGGCCTGCTCTGGACACCGCCGTCACCGAACATGCCGACACCGGACACCGCCCTCGTCTACCCCGGGACGTGCCTGTTCGAGGGCACGGTGTTCTCGGAAGGGAGGGGCACGACCCGCCCGTTCGAGATCCTCGGCGCCCCGGGGGTCGACTGGCGCTGGCGTGAGGAGGTCTCCTCCCACGGCCTGCCCGGGGTGGTGTTCCGCGAGTGCTACTACGTGCCGACGTTCGGCAAGTTCACGGGCGAGACGTGCGGCGGACTCCAGGTGACCGTCACGGATCCACACCGTTTCGATCCCATCCGCACCGGTGTCGATCTCATCGTGACCGCCAGGCGGCTCTATCCCGGCGTCTTCGGCTGGCGTCAGGACCACTTCATCGACAAACTGACCGGCTCCGACCGGTTCCGCACGATGGTGGACGCGGGAGCGACGACCGACGACGTCGTGGCATCGTGGCGGGACGAACTCGCCGCTTTCCGCCGGAAGCGACAGCCCTACCTGCTCTACCGGTGA
- a CDS encoding serine hydrolase domain-containing protein, with protein sequence MRAKATVSRIAALFAILVVTGATAMAAVTASSGRFDQPQRGFAPASTLLEPADPEDAGLDPGPIRESRRLLARMTESDYVDGHPLFAGAVGLLAHDGKVVDTYAVGSAVRYEDGRGTELPTEKQVPMREDTIFDIASVTKLFTSIAVMQLVERGEVDLTAPVATYLPEFGVNGKREITVEQLLTHTSGLEPSLFLWRDWPDERSRVKAVMDVAPQNEPGTTYTYSDLNLITLGVLVERVAGDPLDEVIAERITEPLGMTDTEFNPPAEKLDRVAATEFQATPPRGMVRGQVHDENAWSLGGVAGHAGLFSTARDLSVLAQALLNGGTYDGERILRPSTVLQLFTNYNVEFPGDSHGLGFELDQIWYMGGLTSPSTAGHTGYTGTSLVIDRQSRSIAVLLTNRVHPSRSWGSINAARQAWATGLARALAVEPARGSRAWSSSPGDDATATLTTPELDTHGRGAVVSFSAFVNSEASDRLVLESSTDGGRTWSALRMRVHGTGAPHGAVDGLSGTDHRVWWRVRAKVSETEQVTLRWRFTTDGSYTARGVLVDGIRVSGAHGTLLDGERHPGRLDARGFTWTDR encoded by the coding sequence ATGCGTGCGAAGGCCACGGTGTCGAGGATCGCGGCCCTGTTCGCGATCCTGGTGGTGACGGGGGCGACCGCGATGGCCGCAGTGACGGCGAGCTCCGGCCGGTTCGACCAGCCGCAGCGGGGCTTCGCGCCCGCGTCGACCCTCCTGGAACCCGCCGACCCCGAGGATGCCGGCCTCGACCCCGGCCCCATCCGGGAGTCGAGGCGGCTGCTGGCTCGCATGACCGAGTCGGACTACGTGGACGGGCACCCGCTCTTCGCGGGAGCGGTGGGGCTCCTCGCCCACGACGGCAAGGTCGTCGACACCTACGCCGTCGGCAGTGCCGTTCGTTACGAGGACGGCCGGGGCACCGAGCTGCCCACCGAGAAGCAGGTGCCGATGCGTGAGGACACGATCTTCGACATCGCGTCGGTGACGAAGCTGTTCACCTCCATCGCGGTGATGCAGCTCGTGGAGCGCGGCGAGGTGGACCTCACCGCGCCGGTGGCGACCTACCTGCCCGAGTTCGGTGTCAACGGCAAGCGGGAAATCACCGTCGAGCAACTGCTCACGCACACCTCGGGCCTCGAACCGTCGCTGTTCCTGTGGCGCGACTGGCCGGACGAGCGGTCGCGCGTCAAGGCCGTCATGGATGTCGCGCCGCAGAACGAGCCCGGCACCACGTACACCTACTCGGACCTCAACCTCATCACGCTCGGCGTCCTGGTCGAGCGCGTGGCAGGTGACCCGCTGGACGAGGTGATCGCCGAGCGGATCACCGAACCACTGGGCATGACCGACACGGAGTTCAACCCGCCCGCCGAGAAACTCGACCGGGTCGCGGCCACGGAGTTCCAGGCGACTCCTCCGCGCGGCATGGTCCGAGGCCAGGTACACGACGAGAACGCCTGGTCGCTGGGTGGCGTGGCCGGGCACGCCGGCCTGTTCTCCACCGCCCGAGATCTGAGTGTGCTCGCACAGGCGCTGTTGAACGGCGGCACCTACGACGGCGAACGCATCCTGCGCCCGAGCACCGTGTTGCAACTGTTCACGAACTACAACGTCGAGTTCCCCGGCGACTCGCACGGCCTCGGGTTCGAACTCGACCAGATCTGGTACATGGGCGGGTTGACCTCGCCGTCGACGGCGGGCCACACGGGCTACACGGGCACGTCCCTGGTGATCGACCGTCAGTCGAGGTCCATCGCGGTGTTGCTGACCAACCGTGTGCACCCGTCGCGGTCGTGGGGTTCGATCAACGCGGCTCGGCAGGCGTGGGCCACCGGACTCGCTCGTGCGCTCGCCGTCGAACCGGCGCGCGGTTCGCGGGCGTGGTCCAGCTCGCCCGGTGACGACGCGACCGCCACGCTGACCACGCCGGAGCTCGACACGCACGGCCGCGGAGCGGTCGTGTCGTTCTCCGCGTTCGTCAACAGCGAGGCAAGCGACCGGCTGGTGCTGGAGTCCTCCACGGACGGAGGGCGCACCTGGTCGGCGTTGCGGATGCGGGTGCACGGGACGGGAGCACCGCACGGGGCGGTGGACGGGCTCTCGGGTACCGACCACCGGGTGTGGTGGCGGGTGCGTGCGAAGGTGTCCGAAACCGAGCAGGTCACGCTTCGTTGGCGATTCACGACGGACGGGAGCTACACCGCCCGTGGTGTGCTGGTGGACGGCATTCGGGTGAGCGGGGCACACGGAACCCTGTTGGACGGTGAACGACACCCTGGACGGTTGGACGCACGGGGATTTACCTGGACCGATCGCTGA
- a CDS encoding MurR/RpiR family transcriptional regulator: MPGVSKFPTSSDPDAKDTTAATEQETSPLVRIRSLLPGLARAEQRVAKVVLDDPSSVARRSITEVALAAKTSETTVTRFCKAIGVGGYPQLRIALAADTARTEARSSRDLGGDITADDDLASVVSKVGFADARAVEETTEQLDIAELTRVTELIAAAGRVDVYGVGASAFVAADLQQKMHRIGRVCFAWSDTHIMLTSAAVLGEGDVAVAISHSGATTDTVEALRVAREHGATTVAVTNFPRSPITSVADHVLTTAARETTFRSGATASRIAQLTVIDCLFIGVAQQHLDEAMAALGATRDAVNGHRLGVRPDGRRRAERGQ, from the coding sequence ATGCCTGGTGTTAGTAAGTTTCCCACGAGTAGTGACCCGGACGCGAAGGACACCACAGCGGCAACCGAGCAGGAAACGAGCCCGCTGGTGCGCATCCGCTCGTTGCTGCCGGGCCTGGCACGGGCCGAACAACGAGTCGCCAAGGTGGTGCTCGACGACCCCTCGTCCGTCGCCCGGCGAAGCATCACCGAGGTCGCTCTGGCCGCCAAGACCAGCGAAACCACCGTCACCCGGTTCTGCAAGGCCATCGGCGTCGGCGGCTATCCCCAGCTCCGCATCGCCCTGGCCGCGGACACGGCACGCACCGAGGCGAGGTCCTCGCGGGATCTCGGCGGCGACATCACCGCCGACGACGACCTGGCCTCGGTGGTGAGCAAGGTGGGCTTCGCCGACGCACGAGCCGTCGAGGAGACCACCGAACAGCTCGACATCGCCGAGCTGACGCGCGTCACCGAACTCATCGCCGCCGCGGGCAGGGTCGACGTCTACGGCGTCGGCGCGAGCGCCTTCGTGGCCGCCGACCTCCAGCAGAAGATGCACCGCATCGGCCGGGTGTGCTTCGCCTGGTCCGACACGCACATCATGCTGACCTCCGCTGCCGTGCTCGGCGAGGGTGACGTCGCGGTCGCCATCTCCCACTCGGGCGCCACCACCGACACCGTGGAAGCGCTGCGCGTCGCCAGGGAACACGGCGCCACCACTGTGGCCGTCACCAACTTCCCGCGCTCGCCCATCACGTCGGTCGCCGACCACGTGTTGACCACGGCCGCGCGTGAGACCACCTTCCGTTCCGGCGCCACCGCGAGCCGAATCGCCCAACTGACGGTGATCGACTGTCTGTTCATCGGCGTGGCCCAGCAGCACCTCGACGAGGCGATGGCGGCGCTGGGCGCGACCCGCGACGCCGTCAACGGACACCGACTCGGCGTCCGCCCGGACGGAAGGCGGCGCGCCGAGCGAGGGCAGTGA
- the murQ gene encoding N-acetylmuramic acid 6-phosphate etherase, with protein sequence MTVTPQVVHVESPTERRNPNTTDIDRMSTADILAVINAEDVGVPGAVRKVLPELAKAVDSATDSLRGGHRVHYVGAGTSGRLAVLDAAELVPTYNVPSDWFVAHHAGGQRALQTAVENAEDNAEAGAAELRESVSAGDFVLGLTASGRTPYVIGALQEAKRLGATTALVSCNPEAPEVAGIDVLITVDTGPEAIAGSTRMKAGTAQKLVLTAFSTATMVRLGRTYSNLMVSVRATNAKLRGRTIRILREATGLSEHECSQALAESDGDLKVALVQLLAGVGTARATEALQASDGHVRAALDAVRAAKP encoded by the coding sequence ATGACCGTTACACCGCAGGTCGTGCATGTCGAGTCGCCGACGGAGCGGCGCAACCCGAACACGACCGACATCGACCGGATGTCGACCGCCGACATCCTCGCCGTCATCAACGCCGAGGATGTCGGCGTGCCCGGCGCCGTGCGGAAGGTGTTGCCGGAACTGGCGAAAGCGGTGGACTCGGCCACGGACTCACTCCGCGGCGGACACCGCGTGCACTACGTGGGCGCGGGCACGTCCGGCAGGCTCGCCGTGCTCGACGCCGCCGAACTCGTGCCCACGTACAACGTGCCGTCCGACTGGTTCGTCGCCCACCACGCGGGCGGGCAGCGGGCGTTGCAGACCGCGGTGGAGAACGCCGAGGACAACGCCGAGGCCGGCGCGGCGGAGCTGCGCGAGAGCGTGTCGGCAGGCGACTTCGTGCTCGGTCTCACGGCGTCGGGCCGGACCCCGTACGTGATCGGTGCTCTGCAGGAGGCGAAGCGGCTGGGCGCCACCACGGCGCTCGTGTCGTGCAATCCCGAAGCGCCCGAGGTCGCCGGCATCGACGTGCTGATCACCGTGGACACCGGCCCGGAAGCCATCGCCGGGTCGACCCGCATGAAGGCGGGCACGGCGCAGAAGCTCGTGCTCACCGCGTTCTCCACCGCCACGATGGTCAGGCTCGGCCGGACGTACTCGAACCTCATGGTGAGCGTGCGAGCCACCAACGCGAAGCTGCGGGGTCGCACGATCCGCATCCTCCGGGAGGCCACCGGGCTCAGCGAGCACGAGTGCAGCCAAGCGCTCGCCGAGTCCGACGGCGACCTGAAAGTCGCACTGGTGCAGTTGCTCGCCGGCGTCGGCACCGCCCGAGCCACCGAGGCACTCCAGGCCTCCGACGGGCACGTCAGGGCCGCGCTCGACGCCGTGCGGGCGGCGAAGCCGTAG
- a CDS encoding MFS transporter: protein MPSLGGQFGWLWAAYAASTFGTQLAFGAFPLLAIDVLAAGPTEVSLLAAAGSAVGAVVAMPLGPWVELRRKRPVMIAADLVRVAALASVPATFALGVLGFGQLLVVAVVVAAAGIAFRAASGACLKSLVPPDHLVVANGRFEATAWTATALGPPLGGAAMGLFGPVVTVLANAVGYLLSAVGIRAMGRTEPRPARAGTARLRVGDLFEGWRYILTHGSLRPLFFNTVTVNGLIMATTPLLATMMLGDLGFAPWQYGLAFGVPCVGGLVGARLARRLVTRHGQRRVLLVAGVLRVCWPVGLAFVGPGAAGLSLVILVELGLITCMGVFNPVFAGHRLDRTGSDRVARTLAAWSITSNVTVAALTALWGLLAGVVGARAAVAIAGVLLLATPLSLPWRSVDAPTASPPARRRARP, encoded by the coding sequence GTGCCGTCGCTCGGCGGACAGTTCGGGTGGCTCTGGGCGGCCTATGCCGCGAGCACGTTCGGCACGCAACTGGCGTTCGGGGCTTTTCCCCTCCTGGCGATCGACGTGCTCGCCGCAGGACCGACCGAGGTCTCGCTCCTGGCCGCCGCGGGCTCGGCGGTGGGCGCGGTGGTGGCGATGCCGTTGGGGCCCTGGGTGGAGCTTCGCCGCAAACGGCCGGTGATGATCGCGGCGGATCTGGTTCGGGTCGCCGCTTTGGCGAGCGTTCCCGCGACATTCGCTCTGGGCGTGCTCGGCTTCGGCCAGTTGCTGGTGGTGGCGGTGGTCGTCGCGGCGGCCGGAATCGCCTTCAGGGCGGCGAGCGGTGCCTGTCTGAAGTCGCTCGTGCCGCCGGACCACCTCGTCGTGGCGAACGGGCGGTTCGAGGCGACGGCATGGACCGCGACCGCGCTCGGGCCGCCGCTCGGTGGCGCGGCGATGGGGTTGTTCGGTCCCGTGGTGACCGTGCTGGCCAACGCGGTCGGGTATCTGCTCTCCGCCGTGGGCATCCGCGCGATGGGCCGGACCGAACCGCGGCCGGCCCGGGCGGGCACCGCGAGGTTGCGAGTCGGCGACCTGTTCGAAGGGTGGCGATACATCCTGACCCACGGTTCGCTGCGCCCGTTGTTCTTCAACACCGTCACGGTCAACGGCCTGATCATGGCCACGACGCCGCTGCTGGCCACCATGATGCTCGGCGATCTGGGGTTCGCGCCCTGGCAGTACGGTCTCGCGTTCGGGGTGCCCTGCGTGGGTGGCCTCGTCGGAGCACGGCTGGCCCGCCGTCTCGTGACACGACACGGGCAGCGCCGGGTACTGCTCGTGGCCGGGGTCCTGCGCGTGTGCTGGCCGGTGGGGCTGGCGTTCGTCGGTCCGGGCGCCGCAGGGCTTTCACTGGTGATTCTCGTGGAGCTGGGGCTCATCACGTGCATGGGCGTGTTCAATCCCGTTTTCGCAGGCCACCGGCTCGACCGGACGGGAAGTGACCGGGTGGCGCGGACACTGGCCGCGTGGTCGATCACCAGCAACGTCACCGTCGCGGCCCTCACGGCGCTGTGGGGGCTGCTGGCCGGTGTCGTCGGTGCTCGCGCCGCGGTGGCGATCGCGGGTGTCCTCCTGCTGGCCACGCCGCTGTCGTTGCCGTGGAGGTCGGTCGACGCTCCTACGGCTTCGCCGCCCGCACGGCGTCGAGCGCGGCCCTGA
- a CDS encoding LysR family transcriptional regulator, with product MNLDAVRAFTVAADSGQFQEAAAELSITQQAVSKRIAALERDLGVRLFDRTAKGVVLTVDGRAFLPHAHELLLALERAAASVRQRALRVDVVGHSLAPSGVLRAFHRAHPETELDVVTLPDLHTAIAGVRSGAVDASFRALPLPPRKLPAEVATARVLDEQLRLLTGPAHALAASGVVTLTELAEHPIWMPGIVAGTEWAAYYDELATAFGLTIDTSGPDFGIEPLLDAVAESPVLATLVGEGTRLAVPTAHDLRLIVLHGPTPVYPHSLLWRRGNPHPGLTALRDHLGSVRAAPGVWVPGWARR from the coding sequence GTGAACCTCGACGCCGTCCGCGCCTTCACCGTCGCGGCGGACTCCGGGCAGTTCCAGGAAGCGGCGGCAGAACTGTCGATCACGCAGCAGGCCGTCTCCAAGCGCATCGCCGCCCTCGAACGGGACCTCGGCGTACGCCTGTTCGACCGCACCGCGAAGGGAGTCGTACTCACCGTCGACGGGCGGGCGTTCCTGCCTCACGCGCACGAACTCCTCCTCGCCCTGGAACGGGCAGCAGCCTCCGTGCGCCAGCGGGCGCTGCGTGTGGACGTGGTCGGGCACTCGCTCGCACCGTCGGGCGTGCTCCGCGCGTTCCACCGGGCACATCCCGAGACCGAACTCGATGTCGTGACGCTGCCGGACCTCCACACGGCGATCGCCGGCGTCCGCTCGGGCGCGGTCGACGCGTCCTTCCGCGCCCTCCCACTGCCGCCGCGGAAGCTCCCCGCCGAGGTCGCCACCGCCCGCGTTCTCGACGAGCAACTCCGGCTGCTCACCGGGCCCGCGCATGCGCTTGCCGCGTCAGGCGTCGTCACCCTGACGGAGCTCGCCGAACACCCGATCTGGATGCCCGGGATCGTCGCCGGGACGGAGTGGGCCGCCTACTACGACGAACTGGCCACCGCCTTCGGCCTGACCATCGACACGTCCGGCCCCGACTTCGGAATCGAACCGCTGCTCGACGCCGTCGCGGAGTCGCCCGTACTGGCCACTCTCGTCGGTGAGGGAACACGGCTTGCGGTGCCCACGGCCCACGACCTGCGGCTTATCGTCCTGCACGGGCCGACTCCGGTGTACCCGCACTCGTTGCTCTGGCGCCGCGGCAACCCGCACCCGGGACTGACGGCACTGCGCGACCACCTCGGCTCCGTCAGGGCCGCGCCCGGGGTCTGGGTACCCGGTTGGGCCCGTCGGTGA
- a CDS encoding Fic family protein, whose product MSDPLAPLMELGGVAEAAKRAQDAVFAVHRLPANLRGGSATAAEASVRAARASAALDGADPELPDDGSVTDPVLAGSLRVAEATESLLPTWRRAPLQVLARMHVLAAADLTDDPNALGRPRTTDGSGEAGDSGGTAQRLELLAQLVTGATAVPGPVVTAVVHGELLALRPFGSADGVLARAAARLAMIATGLDPKALTVPEVACFRRQRRYEEAARAFASGEPDGVRQWLLFCCESFEAGAREAKSIADAATP is encoded by the coding sequence ATGAGCGACCCACTCGCACCGCTGATGGAACTCGGCGGTGTCGCCGAGGCCGCGAAGCGCGCCCAGGACGCCGTGTTCGCCGTGCACCGGCTGCCTGCCAACCTGCGTGGCGGCTCGGCCACCGCCGCGGAGGCGTCGGTGAGGGCCGCGAGGGCGTCGGCCGCACTCGACGGCGCCGACCCGGAGCTGCCCGATGACGGATCCGTGACCGATCCCGTTCTCGCGGGCTCGCTGCGTGTGGCCGAGGCGACCGAATCGCTGTTGCCGACGTGGCGTCGCGCTCCGCTGCAGGTGCTGGCGCGAATGCACGTGCTCGCCGCGGCGGACCTGACCGACGACCCGAACGCGCTCGGTAGGCCCCGGACGACCGACGGCAGTGGCGAGGCCGGGGACAGCGGGGGTACCGCCCAGCGGCTGGAGCTGCTCGCGCAGCTCGTCACCGGGGCCACCGCCGTGCCGGGACCGGTGGTGACGGCTGTGGTGCACGGCGAGCTGCTCGCGTTGCGGCCGTTCGGTTCGGCGGACGGCGTGCTGGCGCGTGCGGCCGCCAGGCTGGCGATGATCGCCACCGGGCTCGACCCGAAGGCGCTGACCGTTCCCGAGGTGGCGTGCTTCCGCAGGCAACGGCGGTATGAGGAGGCGGCGCGGGCGTTCGCCTCCGGAGAGCCCGACGGCGTGCGGCAGTGGTTGTTGTTCTGCTGCGAGTCCTTCGAGGCGGGTGCTCGCGAGGCGAAGAGCATCGCCGACGCCGCTACCCCCTGA
- the acs gene encoding acetate--CoA ligase encodes MTEQSPALDNLLTESRTFPPSEEFAAKANATEQFYTDAEGDREAFWEKQAERLHWDTRWSKVLDWSDAPFAKWFVGGKLNVAYNCVDRHVEDGHGDQVAIHWVGEPGDTRDITYAELQREVCKAANALTSLGVGANDRVAIQLPMIPEAIVSMLACARIGALHSVVFGGFSPTALRSRVDDAEAKLVITSDGQYRRGKAVPMKANVDEALAGADTVRNVVVVRRTGDDLGGDVPWTEGRDVWWHDLVDAQSDEHTPEAFDSEHPLYILYTSGTTGKPKGILHTSGGYLTQAAYTHHVVFDHKPGEDVYWCTADIGWVTGHSYIVYGPLANRATQVVYEGTPNTPHEGRHWEIVQNYKVTIYYTAPTLIRTFMKWGADIPASYDLSSLRVLGSVGEPINPEAWMWYREHIGGNRCPVVDTWWQTETGAIMISPLPGVTHAKPGSAQRPLPGISAKVVDNDGTEVPHNGGGFLVLDKPWPSMLRGIWGDDERYRETYWSRFSEQGFYFAGDGAKYDADGDIWLLGRVDDVMNVSGHRISTTEVESALVSHPTVAEAAVVGATDPTTGQGIVAFVILRGDAAEDEAGGAEAIQALRDHVAKEIGPIAKPRQIMVVPELPKTRSGKIMRRLLRDVAENREIGDVTTLADSSVMDLISKGMKSGSGEE; translated from the coding sequence ATGACAGAGCAGTCACCGGCACTCGACAACCTGCTGACCGAGAGCCGAACCTTCCCTCCGAGCGAGGAGTTCGCGGCGAAGGCCAACGCGACCGAGCAGTTCTACACCGACGCCGAGGGCGACCGGGAGGCGTTCTGGGAGAAGCAGGCCGAGCGCCTGCACTGGGACACCAGGTGGTCCAAGGTACTGGACTGGTCGGACGCACCGTTCGCGAAGTGGTTCGTCGGCGGCAAGCTGAACGTCGCCTACAACTGCGTCGACCGGCACGTGGAGGACGGCCACGGCGACCAGGTGGCCATCCACTGGGTCGGCGAGCCGGGCGACACGCGCGACATCACCTACGCGGAGCTGCAGCGTGAGGTGTGCAAGGCCGCCAACGCGCTCACCTCGCTCGGTGTCGGCGCGAACGACCGCGTCGCGATCCAGCTCCCGATGATCCCCGAGGCGATCGTGTCGATGCTCGCGTGCGCTCGGATCGGCGCGCTGCACAGCGTGGTGTTCGGCGGGTTCTCCCCCACCGCGCTGCGCTCTCGCGTGGACGACGCCGAGGCCAAGCTCGTGATCACCTCCGACGGCCAGTACCGCCGGGGCAAGGCCGTCCCGATGAAGGCGAACGTCGACGAGGCGCTGGCCGGCGCGGACACGGTGCGCAACGTCGTGGTCGTGCGCCGCACCGGCGACGACCTGGGCGGTGACGTGCCGTGGACCGAGGGCCGCGACGTGTGGTGGCACGACCTCGTCGACGCGCAGTCCGACGAGCACACGCCCGAGGCGTTCGACTCCGAACACCCGCTGTACATCCTGTACACGTCGGGCACGACGGGGAAGCCGAAGGGCATCCTGCACACCTCGGGCGGCTACCTGACGCAGGCCGCCTACACGCACCACGTCGTGTTCGACCACAAACCCGGCGAGGACGTGTACTGGTGCACCGCCGACATCGGCTGGGTCACCGGGCACTCCTACATCGTGTACGGGCCGCTGGCCAATCGTGCCACGCAGGTGGTCTACGAGGGCACGCCCAACACGCCGCACGAGGGCAGGCACTGGGAGATCGTCCAGAACTACAAGGTCACGATCTACTACACCGCGCCCACGCTCATCCGCACGTTCATGAAGTGGGGCGCCGACATCCCCGCCTCCTACGACCTGTCGTCGCTGCGGGTCCTGGGCTCGGTGGGTGAGCCGATCAACCCCGAGGCGTGGATGTGGTACCGCGAGCACATCGGCGGCAACCGCTGCCCCGTCGTCGACACGTGGTGGCAGACCGAGACGGGCGCGATCATGATCTCGCCGTTGCCGGGAGTCACGCACGCCAAGCCCGGCTCCGCGCAGCGGCCGCTGCCGGGCATCTCCGCGAAGGTCGTCGACAACGACGGCACGGAGGTGCCCCACAACGGGGGCGGCTTCCTGGTGCTCGACAAGCCGTGGCCGTCGATGCTGCGCGGCATCTGGGGCGACGACGAGCGTTACCGTGAGACCTACTGGTCGCGCTTCTCCGAGCAGGGCTTCTACTTCGCCGGTGACGGTGCGAAGTACGACGCCGACGGTGACATCTGGCTGCTCGGCCGCGTGGACGACGTGATGAACGTGTCGGGCCACCGCATCTCCACCACCGAGGTGGAGTCGGCGCTGGTCTCGCACCCGACGGTGGCCGAGGCCGCGGTCGTCGGCGCCACCGACCCGACCACCGGGCAGGGCATCGTCGCGTTCGTCATCCTGCGCGGGGACGCGGCGGAGGACGAGGCAGGTGGAGCGGAGGCCATCCAGGCCCTGCGCGACCACGTCGCCAAGGAGATCGGCCCGATCGCCAAACCGAGGCAGATCATGGTCGTGCCGGAGTTGCCGAAGACGCGGTCCGGCAAGATCATGCGGCGCCTGTTGCGGGACGTCGCCGAGAACCGCGAGATCGGCGACGTGACCACCCTGGCCGACAGCTCGGTGATGGACCTCATCTCGAAGGGAATGAAGTCCGGCTCCGGCGAAGAGTGA
- a CDS encoding choice-of-anchor P family protein produces the protein MSKKRTAALGAGILSALVAGGVAFAPAAAATPEDSAYALAADGLVNITKVPHVVGEGKDHLVHTELPPGAKSILRAGVFNSAVEEGYAKASTTDAELGLPGLPAISVGLVTAECDDLTGATSVADLKIGGQHIALDQIAPNTEIIPEQLKGLARITLNKQTDNGDGSLTVSALSVDLLNGTQTVDLSTATCTDKPEAPENPENPEKPEEPTAPEKPEEPTTPPSEDDGDDDGDKGGDLPGSKPDQDGKAPTPVPQPGHLDVTG, from the coding sequence TTGTCGAAGAAGAGAACAGCCGCTCTCGGTGCTGGTATCCTGTCCGCGCTCGTCGCGGGCGGTGTCGCGTTCGCCCCGGCGGCGGCCGCGACGCCGGAGGACTCGGCCTACGCGCTCGCCGCGGACGGCCTCGTCAACATCACCAAGGTGCCGCACGTGGTCGGCGAGGGCAAGGACCACCTGGTCCACACCGAGCTGCCCCCCGGCGCCAAGAGCATCCTGCGCGCCGGTGTGTTCAACTCGGCGGTCGAGGAGGGCTACGCCAAGGCGAGCACCACGGACGCCGAGCTGGGTCTGCCGGGCCTCCCGGCGATCTCCGTCGGCCTGGTGACCGCCGAGTGCGATGACCTGACCGGCGCCACCTCCGTGGCCGACCTGAAGATCGGCGGCCAGCACATCGCGCTCGACCAGATCGCCCCGAACACGGAGATCATTCCCGAGCAGCTGAAGGGCCTCGCCCGCATCACGCTGAACAAGCAGACCGACAACGGTGACGGTTCCCTGACGGTCAGCGCCCTGTCGGTGGACCTCCTCAACGGCACGCAGACCGTGGACCTGTCCACGGCCACCTGCACGGACAAGCCCGAAGCTCCGGAGAACCCGGAGAACCCGGAGAAGCCGGAGGAGCCCACCGCGCCGGAGAAGCCGGAGGAGCCCACCACGCCGCCGTCGGAGGACGACGGTGACGACGACGGCGACAAGGGCGGCGACCTCCCCGGTTCGAAGCCCGACCAGGACGGCAAGGCCCCGACCCCGGTTCCGCAGCCCGGCCACCTCGACGTGACCGGCTGA